The following proteins are encoded in a genomic region of Gimesia algae:
- a CDS encoding flagellar FliJ family protein — MRRHKRSMCHQLLGEILQADQRLIDQAEQLKLHRTEQFQEIRARQSEGRVDIDGTTSLRYYAGQLQTQIQSIIANRELVAKQIALCRQALAKAEQEVKAMEKLSDKYRDEFLYVQNQKEMVELEETWSATQQTGGNQ; from the coding sequence ATGCGACGGCATAAACGCAGTATGTGCCATCAGTTGCTGGGGGAGATTCTCCAGGCAGATCAGCGGCTGATTGATCAGGCTGAGCAATTGAAACTACATCGTACAGAACAGTTTCAGGAAATCCGGGCGCGTCAGTCTGAAGGGCGTGTCGACATCGATGGGACGACCAGTTTACGGTATTACGCGGGCCAGTTACAAACACAAATTCAGTCGATCATTGCCAATCGGGAATTAGTGGCAAAACAGATTGCACTCTGCAGGCAGGCTTTGGCCAAAGCCGAGCAGGAAGTCAAAGCAATGGAAAAACTGTCCGATAAATATCGTGACGAATTCCTCTATGTACAAAATCAGAAAGAGATGGTTGAGTTGGAAGAGACCTGGTCAGCAACTCAGCAGACAGGAGGTAATCAATGA